A single window of Longimicrobiaceae bacterium DNA harbors:
- a CDS encoding antibiotic biosynthesis monooxygenase, protein MIAVIFEVVPADGRRQEYLDIAASLRPLLDGIDGFISIERFESLTQPGKILSLSFWRDEQAVQHWRRLEEHRAAQTRGRAEVFADYRLRVVHVLRDYGMFDRPQAPNDSRAFHGTEDSAASPSSPEPPPPLRV, encoded by the coding sequence ATGATCGCCGTGATCTTCGAGGTCGTACCGGCCGACGGGCGTCGGCAGGAGTACCTGGATATTGCCGCGTCGCTGCGGCCGCTGCTGGACGGCATCGACGGATTCATCTCCATCGAGCGGTTCGAGAGCCTGACCCAGCCGGGGAAGATCCTCTCGCTCTCCTTCTGGCGCGACGAGCAAGCCGTGCAGCACTGGCGCCGCCTGGAAGAGCACCGCGCCGCCCAGACCCGCGGCCGCGCCGAAGTGTTCGCCGACTACCGCCTCCGCGTCGTCCACGTCCTCCGCGACTACGGCATGTTCGACCGCCCCCAAGCCCCGAACGACAGCCGCGCCTTCCATGGCACCGAGGACAGCGCCGCCTCGCCATCATCCCCTGAACCACCACCGCCGCTCCGCGTCTAA
- a CDS encoding phosphoribosylaminoimidazolesuccinocarboxamide synthase, with protein MPLPLLVRGKVRDVYDLGDALLMVATDRVSAFDVVLPDAVHRKGEVLTLLSAWWFARTAGVVPNHLLSVDPDRISSLYPDLAPHRDSWARRSMLVRKLRPFPVECVVRGYVAGSAWKEYRGSGTLAGEPLPHGLVESARLDPPVFSPARKAAEGHDENITFRQMREMIGGEAADRLREASFALYERGRDLAAEAGIIIADTKFEFGTDAGGTIRVMDEVLTPDSSRFWPANAYAPGRGQPSLDKQPLRDWLEDLAGRGLWDKQAPGPHLPDEVVDETSRRYQDAFRRLTGTSLDDFPLHAPENE; from the coding sequence CTGCCCCTTCCGCTGCTGGTGCGCGGCAAGGTGCGCGACGTGTACGACTTGGGAGACGCGCTGCTCATGGTCGCCACCGACCGTGTCAGCGCGTTCGACGTTGTCCTCCCCGACGCCGTGCACCGCAAGGGCGAGGTGCTCACGCTGCTCTCCGCCTGGTGGTTCGCCCGCACGGCCGGCGTGGTGCCCAACCACCTGCTGTCCGTCGATCCCGACCGCATCTCCAGCCTCTACCCGGACCTGGCGCCACATCGCGACTCGTGGGCGCGCCGATCGATGCTCGTGCGCAAGCTGCGGCCGTTCCCGGTGGAATGCGTGGTGCGCGGCTACGTGGCCGGCTCCGCCTGGAAAGAGTACCGCGGGAGCGGCACCCTGGCGGGCGAGCCGCTGCCGCACGGCTTGGTCGAATCCGCCCGTCTGGACCCGCCCGTCTTCTCCCCCGCGCGTAAGGCGGCGGAAGGGCACGACGAGAACATCACGTTCCGGCAGATGCGGGAGATGATCGGCGGCGAGGCGGCGGACCGGCTGCGCGAGGCGAGCTTCGCGCTGTACGAGCGCGGGCGCGACCTGGCCGCCGAAGCCGGCATCATTATCGCCGACACTAAGTTCGAGTTCGGCACGGACGCCGGCGGCACGATCCGGGTGATGGACGAGGTGCTCACGCCGGACTCGTCGCGCTTCTGGCCGGCGAACGCGTACGCCCCGGGCCGCGGGCAGCCCTCGCTCGACAAGCAGCCCTTGCGCGACTGGCTGGAAGACCTGGCCGGGCGCGGGCTGTGGGACAAGCAGGCGCCCGGCCCGCATCTGCCGGACGAAGTGGTGGACGAGACCTCGCGCCGCTACCAGGACGCCTTCCGCCGGCTCACCGGCACCTCGCTGGACGACTTTCCCCTGCACGCACCGGAGAACGAATGA